In Halopseudomonas xinjiangensis, a single genomic region encodes these proteins:
- the pyrE gene encoding orotate phosphoribosyltransferase, protein MQEYQREFIRFALDRDVLRFGEFTLKSGRKSPYFFNAGLFNDGTSLGRLARYYAQAFIHSELDEVDVIFGPAYKGIPLAAVTSVALAESFDRNLPYCFNRKEAKDHGEGGSLVGAPLQGRVLIIDDVITAGTAVREVMEIIRAAGATPAAVMIALNREERGQGQLSAIQEVERDFGIPVISIVSLTQVLSFLEEDAELRHHLPAVQAYRAQYGI, encoded by the coding sequence ATGCAAGAATATCAACGAGAGTTCATTCGTTTTGCGCTTGATCGGGACGTCCTGCGCTTCGGCGAGTTCACCCTCAAATCCGGCCGCAAAAGTCCGTACTTTTTCAATGCGGGGCTGTTCAATGACGGTACCTCGCTTGGACGGTTGGCGCGTTACTACGCGCAGGCTTTCATCCATAGCGAACTGGACGAAGTGGACGTTATTTTCGGACCGGCCTATAAAGGAATTCCGCTTGCAGCCGTTACTTCGGTAGCACTGGCGGAAAGCTTCGATCGCAATCTGCCGTATTGTTTCAACCGCAAGGAAGCCAAGGATCATGGCGAAGGCGGATCGCTGGTAGGCGCTCCGCTGCAGGGTCGGGTGTTGATCATCGATGACGTGATCACCGCAGGCACTGCGGTACGTGAAGTGATGGAAATCATCCGCGCCGCCGGAGCTACTCCGGCCGCTGTGATGATCGCGTTGAATCGAGAAGAGCGTGGCCAGGGTCAGCTGTCGGCCATCCAGGAAGTCGAACGTGATTTCGGTATTCCGGTGATCAGCATCGTGTCGCTTACCCAGGTCCTGTCGTTCCTCGAAGAGGATGCCGAGCTGCGTCACCACTTGCCTGCCGTGCAGGCGTATCGGGCGCAGTACGGAATTTGA
- the argB gene encoding acetylglutamate kinase has protein sequence MLSREAAAQVSRVLTEALPYIQRFTGKTIVIKYGGNAMESEELKNSFARDIVLMKTVGINPVVVHGGGPQIGDLLKRLNIQSEFIEGMRVTDAKTMDVVEMVLGGSVNKDIVNLINQAGGSAIGLTGKDAGLIKARRLKVSRRTPGMDKPEIIDIGQVGEVESVNIKLINALVSDDYIPVIAPIGVGSDGASYNINADLVAGKVAEALKAEKLMLLTNIAGLMDKEGKVLTGLTTSQVDALIEDGTIYGGMLPKIRCALDAVQGGVGSAIIVDGRVPNAVLLEVFTNAGVGTLITNQQPE, from the coding sequence ATGTTGAGCCGCGAAGCCGCCGCCCAGGTATCCAGAGTCCTGACCGAGGCGCTGCCCTACATCCAACGCTTCACCGGCAAGACCATCGTCATCAAGTACGGCGGAAACGCCATGGAAAGCGAAGAGCTGAAAAACAGCTTCGCGCGCGATATCGTGCTGATGAAAACGGTCGGCATCAACCCGGTGGTGGTGCACGGCGGCGGGCCGCAGATCGGCGACCTGCTCAAGCGGCTGAACATCCAGAGCGAGTTCATCGAAGGCATGCGCGTGACCGACGCGAAAACCATGGACGTTGTGGAAATGGTGCTCGGCGGTTCGGTGAACAAGGACATCGTCAACCTGATCAACCAGGCCGGCGGCAGCGCCATCGGTCTGACCGGCAAGGATGCGGGCCTGATCAAGGCGCGGCGCCTCAAGGTCAGTCGGCGCACGCCCGGCATGGACAAGCCGGAAATCATCGACATTGGCCAGGTAGGCGAAGTGGAATCGGTCAACATCAAGCTGATCAACGCCCTGGTCTCCGATGACTACATCCCTGTCATCGCGCCGATTGGCGTCGGCTCGGATGGTGCCTCGTACAATATCAACGCCGATCTGGTAGCAGGCAAGGTGGCGGAGGCCCTGAAGGCCGAAAAACTGATGCTGCTGACCAACATCGCCGGGCTGATGGACAAGGAAGGCAAGGTTCTGACCGGCCTGACCACGTCCCAGGTCGATGCGCTGATCGAGGACGGCACCATCTACGGCGGTATGCTGCCGAAGATCCGTTGTGCGCTGGACGCAGTACAGGGCGGTGTCGGCAGTGCGATCATCGTCGACGGGCGCGTACCCAATGCAGTGCTGCTGGAAGTTTTCACCAATGCCGGGGTCGGCACTCTGATCACCAATCAGCAACCGGAGTGA
- a CDS encoding methyl-accepting chemotaxis protein produces the protein MKRVLTLIIAVCVLGLSFQVLLTLHNMRSLTRTLESEYTASVDFYKATVKAGESLREVSLLGYQLTSARTEADLQNFIARTEAQFLLLGERLDALDAPRWAAFKTLPLSAFLDVKPGQEGEQEQTMGDLLQQIRVNAQGAEGIYQVMRDLSVQRLPLQASLSASLPALGGALVDTLPLAELAANYGRLVEGAVLVAMSDSRYSLRKGLKHVEAGSTGLAELSAEQQTVLTDLQALTASIAADKEQLLASETNPAAFALNFDLALKSIARLEEAVNAMLMTQQAQLIAQADRTVSQLIMAAVAIVALVVLISFALGRSLTRRINQVVVGLSAIAQGSGDLKAALPVRGNDELAALARSFNRIIEKLHGSFVVLEQQVGAVSEQSRQSKAASARASEHMDEQLAEVEQLARAMAEMSDAAGSVAASAESGSATALESEQRAKLGKQVVDQTVASISELSSSFSAVHGVVERLGTYSRDIGAVIDVIQSVSDQTNLLALNAAIEAARAGEQGRGFSVVAEEVRALAARTRRATEQVELTIIALQEATRETVSAMEQAERNRLHSVDSARASGAELDCITEAFRTMTTMNLQIAAAAEQQRRAAADINGNIETIRALAGSTQAHASESQASAEQLAASVEKAMGILGEFAT, from the coding sequence ATGAAGCGTGTCCTGACTCTTATCATCGCTGTCTGCGTTCTCGGCCTGAGTTTCCAGGTCCTGCTCACCCTGCACAATATGCGTTCGCTGACGCGCACGCTGGAGTCCGAGTACACCGCCTCGGTCGACTTCTACAAGGCGACCGTCAAGGCGGGCGAGTCGCTACGTGAGGTGAGCCTGCTCGGGTATCAGCTGACCAGCGCACGCACCGAGGCCGATCTGCAGAATTTCATCGCTCGTACCGAGGCGCAGTTCCTGCTACTTGGCGAGCGCCTGGACGCGCTCGATGCGCCGCGCTGGGCGGCGTTCAAGACCCTTCCGCTCTCTGCGTTCCTCGATGTCAAGCCGGGGCAGGAAGGCGAGCAGGAACAAACGATGGGCGACCTGCTGCAGCAGATCCGCGTCAACGCACAAGGAGCGGAAGGCATCTATCAGGTCATGCGTGACCTGAGCGTACAGCGGTTGCCGCTGCAAGCGAGCCTGTCGGCTTCCTTACCTGCCCTCGGCGGCGCGCTGGTGGATACGCTTCCTCTCGCCGAACTTGCGGCGAACTATGGGCGCCTGGTGGAAGGCGCCGTGCTGGTCGCGATGAGCGATTCACGTTACAGCTTGCGCAAGGGCCTGAAGCACGTCGAGGCTGGCAGCACCGGGCTGGCAGAGCTGTCGGCCGAGCAGCAAACCGTGCTGACCGACCTGCAGGCGCTGACCGCGAGCATTGCCGCTGATAAAGAACAGCTCCTGGCAAGCGAAACCAATCCTGCCGCGTTCGCGCTGAACTTCGACCTGGCGCTGAAGAGTATCGCCAGGCTCGAAGAGGCGGTGAACGCCATGTTGATGACTCAGCAGGCGCAGCTGATCGCGCAGGCTGATCGAACCGTCAGCCAGTTGATCATGGCTGCGGTTGCCATCGTCGCCCTGGTCGTGCTGATCAGCTTCGCGCTGGGTCGCAGCCTGACCAGGCGCATCAACCAGGTCGTCGTCGGGCTGAGCGCCATCGCCCAGGGCAGCGGTGACCTGAAGGCGGCGCTGCCGGTGCGTGGCAATGACGAGCTTGCCGCGCTGGCGCGATCGTTCAACCGCATCATCGAGAAGCTGCATGGCAGTTTCGTGGTGCTTGAGCAGCAGGTCGGCGCGGTCTCGGAGCAGTCCCGTCAATCGAAGGCGGCCAGCGCGCGGGCGTCGGAGCACATGGACGAGCAACTGGCCGAGGTGGAACAGCTGGCCCGCGCCATGGCTGAGATGAGCGATGCCGCGGGCAGCGTCGCGGCCAGCGCTGAATCGGGTTCCGCCACGGCCCTGGAATCGGAGCAACGGGCCAAGCTGGGCAAGCAGGTCGTGGATCAGACCGTGGCGTCGATTTCCGAGTTGTCGTCCAGCTTCAGTGCAGTGCACGGCGTGGTCGAGCGGCTGGGAACCTATAGCCGTGATATCGGCGCGGTGATCGACGTGATCCAGAGCGTGTCCGACCAGACCAATCTGCTGGCGTTGAACGCGGCCATCGAGGCCGCCAGGGCAGGAGAGCAGGGGCGTGGGTTTTCGGTAGTAGCCGAGGAAGTTCGTGCCCTGGCGGCGCGGACCCGGCGGGCGACCGAGCAGGTCGAACTCACCATCATCGCGCTACAGGAGGCTACTCGCGAAACGGTCAGTGCGATGGAGCAGGCTGAACGGAACAGACTGCATAGCGTCGACAGCGCCAGGGCATCCGGCGCGGAGCTGGACTGCATCACCGAAGCGTTCCGCACCATGACCACGATGAATCTGCAGATCGCCGCGGCCGCCGAGCAACAGCGCCGCGCCGCAGCCGACATCAACGGCAACATCGAAACGATTCGCGCCCTGGCCGGCTCGACACAGGCGCATGCCAGTGAAAGCCAGGCGAGCGCCGAGCAGCTGGCGGCCAGCGTGGAGAAGGCCATGGGCATCCTGGGCGAGTTCGCTACCTGA
- the rpoZ gene encoding DNA-directed RNA polymerase subunit omega: protein MARVTVEDCLDNVENRFELVMLATKRSRQIATGGKDPKVAWENDKPTVVALREIAAGLVTNEILAEEAIQDQQEPLYSLESDLAE from the coding sequence ATGGCTCGCGTCACCGTTGAAGACTGCCTGGATAACGTAGAAAACCGTTTCGAGCTGGTCATGCTGGCCACCAAGCGTTCGCGTCAGATCGCCACTGGCGGGAAGGACCCGAAGGTCGCCTGGGAAAATGACAAGCCCACCGTGGTCGCCCTGCGCGAAATCGCCGCCGGCCTGGTCACCAACGAGATTCTCGCCGAGGAAGCCATTCAGGATCAGCAGGAGCCGCTGTACTCGCTGGAATCCGATCTGGCGGAGTAA
- the gmk gene encoding guanylate kinase — protein MTQATGTLYIISAPSGAGKTSLVKALLDQIETVRVSVSHTTRSMRPGEIDGVNYHFTSRETFLELVGHGDFLEHAEVFGNLYGTSQSTVEKTLAEGHDLILEIDWQGAEQVRRALPQARSIFILPPSQKDLRERLTNRGQDDSSVIDRRMAEAVSEMSHCVEYDFLVINDCFQTALEDLKAILRAGRLSFARQQDRHRTLLDALLSERVASQ, from the coding sequence ATGACCCAAGCCACCGGCACGCTGTACATCATTTCCGCCCCTTCCGGCGCAGGCAAGACCAGCCTGGTCAAGGCGTTGCTCGATCAGATCGAGACCGTACGCGTGTCGGTTTCCCACACCACCCGGTCGATGCGCCCCGGCGAAATAGACGGTGTGAATTATCACTTCACCAGCCGGGAGACCTTTCTCGAGCTGGTCGGCCACGGCGATTTCCTCGAGCACGCCGAAGTCTTCGGCAATCTCTATGGCACCTCGCAGAGCACCGTCGAAAAGACGCTCGCCGAGGGCCACGATCTGATCCTGGAGATCGACTGGCAGGGCGCCGAGCAGGTTCGCCGCGCCTTACCGCAGGCGCGCTCGATCTTCATTCTGCCTCCCAGTCAGAAGGATCTTCGCGAGCGGCTGACCAATCGCGGGCAGGACGATTCCAGCGTCATCGACCGGCGCATGGCCGAGGCGGTCAGCGAAATGAGCCACTGCGTCGAATACGATTTCCTGGTCATCAACGACTGCTTCCAGACCGCATTGGAGGACCTCAAGGCGATCCTCCGCGCCGGCCGGCTCAGCTTCGCCCGCCAGCAGGACCGTCATCGGACACTGCTGGACGCACTCTTGTCAGAACGCGTGGCCAGCCAGTAG
- the rph gene encoding ribonuclease PH — MSKRPSGREADQMRQVTITRGYTKHAEGSVLVEFGDTKVICTASVEAGVPRFLRGSGQGWITAEYGMLPRATGERMQREASKGKQGGRTLEIQRLIGRSLRAAVDLRSIGENTIHLDCDVIQADGGTRTASITGACVALVDALRVLKKRGSIKKVPAVQMIAAVSVGIYQGEPVLDLDYLEDSAADTDLNVVMTDKGGFIEVQGTAEAAPFSADELNAMLALARQGIEQLFAMQAAALED, encoded by the coding sequence ATGAGCAAACGACCCAGCGGCCGCGAAGCCGACCAGATGCGCCAGGTGACCATCACCCGCGGCTACACCAAGCATGCCGAGGGTTCGGTGCTGGTGGAGTTCGGCGACACCAAGGTCATCTGCACCGCCAGCGTCGAGGCGGGCGTGCCACGCTTCCTGCGGGGGTCGGGCCAGGGCTGGATCACCGCCGAGTACGGCATGCTGCCGCGCGCCACGGGTGAGCGCATGCAGCGTGAAGCGAGCAAGGGCAAGCAGGGCGGGCGTACGCTGGAGATTCAGCGACTCATCGGCCGTTCCTTGCGCGCAGCGGTCGATCTGCGCAGCATCGGAGAGAACACCATCCACCTGGATTGCGATGTCATCCAGGCCGACGGTGGTACCCGTACCGCTTCCATCACCGGTGCCTGCGTGGCGCTGGTCGATGCGCTGCGCGTGCTGAAAAAGCGTGGGTCGATCAAGAAGGTGCCAGCCGTGCAGATGATCGCCGCGGTGTCGGTCGGCATCTACCAGGGCGAGCCGGTGCTGGATCTGGATTATCTGGAAGATTCGGCAGCCGACACCGACCTCAACGTGGTCATGACCGACAAGGGCGGCTTCATCGAAGTTCAGGGCACTGCCGAAGCAGCCCCGTTCAGCGCCGATGAACTCAATGCTATGCTGGCGCTGGCCAGGCAGGGAATCGAGCAGCTGTTCGCCATGCAGGCGGCTGCGCTGGAAGACTAG
- a CDS encoding DUF4870 domain-containing protein: protein MTDELEQSPLITPDPEARKWALFAHLSGFLGCLIPMGNLIGPLLVWQLKKDQHPFIDDQGKEALNFQITVTIAALICLLLMLIVIGLLLIWVVAIGAVVLMIIAAIKANEGQAYRYPFCWRIIK from the coding sequence ATGACAGACGAACTGGAGCAATCCCCGCTTATCACCCCCGATCCCGAAGCGCGCAAGTGGGCGTTGTTCGCCCATCTCAGCGGCTTTCTCGGTTGCCTGATTCCGATGGGCAATCTGATCGGGCCGTTGCTGGTCTGGCAACTGAAGAAGGATCAGCATCCGTTCATCGATGACCAGGGCAAGGAAGCGCTCAACTTCCAGATCACGGTCACCATCGCCGCGTTGATCTGTCTGCTCCTGATGCTGATCGTCATCGGCTTGCTGCTGATCTGGGTCGTGGCCATCGGTGCGGTGGTGCTGATGATCATTGCGGCGATCAAGGCCAACGAGGGGCAGGCGTACCGCTACCCGTTCTGCTGGCGGATCATCAAGTAA
- a CDS encoding YicC/YloC family endoribonuclease: MVYSMTAFSRCELSTDRGNLAWEMRSVNHRYLEPSLRLPEAFRELEGPLRERLRKQLGRGKVECTLRFNPTAAGGARLDLNQPLVDQLIAAAQQLSLNMVNPARVNPLELLAWPGVLTSSEPDDNGLIQQARKLFDRALQELIEQRAREGAEMRKLLEERLDAIAERVATLREMMPQLLVAHRQKLLDRIAETGLDVDSQRIEQEVVLLAQKIDVAEELDRLDTHVAETRRILAGGEAMGRRLDFLMQEFNREANTLGSKAIDTRSTQAAVDLKVYIEQMREQVQNIE, encoded by the coding sequence ATGGTGTACAGCATGACCGCTTTCTCTCGCTGCGAACTCAGCACGGACCGGGGCAACCTGGCGTGGGAGATGCGCTCGGTCAACCATCGTTATCTCGAGCCTAGCCTGCGCCTGCCGGAGGCGTTCCGCGAACTGGAAGGCCCGCTGCGGGAGCGGCTGCGCAAGCAGCTCGGCCGGGGCAAGGTCGAATGTACGCTGCGTTTCAATCCCACCGCCGCGGGCGGTGCCCGACTCGACCTCAATCAGCCTCTGGTGGACCAGCTTATCGCTGCCGCGCAGCAGCTGAGCCTCAATATGGTCAATCCGGCGCGGGTCAATCCGCTGGAGCTGCTTGCCTGGCCGGGTGTACTGACCAGCTCCGAGCCGGATGACAACGGGCTCATCCAGCAGGCTCGCAAGCTCTTCGATCGCGCATTGCAGGAGTTGATCGAGCAGCGCGCGCGTGAAGGCGCCGAGATGCGCAAGCTGCTCGAGGAAAGGCTGGACGCCATCGCCGAGCGCGTGGCAACCCTGCGCGAAATGATGCCGCAGCTGCTGGTCGCGCACCGGCAGAAACTCCTCGATCGCATCGCCGAGACCGGGCTGGACGTGGACAGTCAGCGCATCGAGCAGGAAGTCGTCCTGCTGGCGCAAAAGATCGACGTGGCCGAAGAACTTGATCGCCTCGATACGCACGTCGCCGAAACTCGCAGGATTCTCGCCGGTGGCGAGGCGATGGGACGCCGGCTGGACTTCCTCATGCAGGAATTCAATCGCGAGGCCAATACGCTCGGCTCGAAGGCCATCGATACGCGCAGCACCCAGGCGGCAGTCGATCTCAAGGTGTATATCGAACAGATGCGCGAGCAGGTTCAGAATATCGAATGA
- a CDS encoding exodeoxyribonuclease III — MRIISLNLNGVEAASARGLFDWLRTQDADVICLQDIRVTAPELEQDPYWIDGYWQYCFEAEVPSQGGVAIYTKIQPKAIIMGLGFELADRYGRFIQADFDKVSIGCLLLPSGRNGDADLNQKFKFMNEFTGYLNKQRRKRREFIYCGSLHVAHLKLDVKNWRDCQHQPGFMAPERAWMDEIFGNMGYVDALREVTRESDLYSWWPDSEQAQDLNLGLRFDYQFLTPGLRRFVKNAQIPRKVRFSEHAPVIIDYDWTLSI, encoded by the coding sequence ATGCGAATAATCAGTCTGAATCTCAATGGCGTCGAGGCCGCTTCGGCCCGGGGTCTGTTCGACTGGCTACGCACGCAGGATGCCGATGTCATCTGCCTGCAGGACATTCGCGTTACCGCCCCCGAATTGGAGCAGGACCCGTACTGGATCGACGGTTACTGGCAGTACTGCTTCGAGGCGGAAGTGCCCAGCCAGGGTGGCGTTGCCATCTACACCAAGATTCAGCCGAAGGCGATCATCATGGGGCTCGGCTTCGAGCTGGCCGACCGTTACGGGCGCTTCATCCAGGCCGACTTCGACAAGGTCAGTATCGGCTGCCTGCTGCTGCCTTCCGGACGCAACGGCGATGCCGACCTGAACCAGAAATTCAAGTTCATGAACGAGTTCACCGGCTATCTGAACAAGCAGCGCCGCAAGCGCCGTGAATTCATCTACTGCGGCTCGCTGCATGTGGCGCATCTGAAACTGGATGTGAAGAACTGGCGGGACTGTCAGCATCAGCCGGGGTTCATGGCGCCGGAACGGGCCTGGATGGACGAGATATTCGGCAACATGGGTTATGTCGATGCGCTGCGCGAGGTCACCCGCGAGTCGGATCTATACAGCTGGTGGCCGGACAGCGAGCAAGCCCAGGATCTCAATCTCGGGCTGCGCTTCGACTACCAGTTCCTTACCCCGGGCCTGCGACGCTTCGTGAAGAATGCACAGATTCCGCGCAAGGTCCGCTTCTCCGAACACGCGCCAGTCATCATCGACTATGACTGGACGCTGAGCATCTAA
- a CDS encoding DUF2254 domain-containing protein gives MISKWQWLLAQIGRTLWIRASLFALLGVGAALLAIAAERLYPGEAPMDLGAEAVNDILDILATSMLAVTTFSLTVMVSAYGSATANIAPRATRLLMQDTTTQNVLGTFLGSFLFSLVGIIALHTEVYGTRGRLVLFLFSLLVVALIAITMLRWIEHLSSFGQMADTTERVEAAIVRAICSRVDHPSAGTSILFDPHTEIPPEATPVYPDQVGYVMHIDIQGLDEWACENQGQVYITSPPGSFVHRPEPLAWIMPPCEEVSKDVCQCFTLGKERSFDQDPRYGMAVMSDIASRALSPGVNDQGTAIDVLGRVVRVLTYWSEGEELGPLGTMQRRRVHVPPTELGDLFDEMFTPIARDGAGTMEVQVKLHEALRMLAQYGSAYRSNAQRHTRLALLRAERALQLDEDKARVRQLAERTLSLC, from the coding sequence ATGATTTCGAAATGGCAGTGGTTGTTGGCACAGATCGGCCGCACATTGTGGATACGGGCTTCGTTGTTCGCCCTGCTAGGCGTCGGAGCGGCACTGCTGGCGATTGCCGCGGAGCGACTCTATCCGGGCGAGGCGCCGATGGATCTCGGGGCCGAGGCCGTCAATGACATTCTCGATATCCTCGCGACCAGCATGCTGGCGGTTACCACGTTTTCCTTGACGGTAATGGTGTCGGCGTACGGTTCCGCTACAGCAAACATCGCGCCGCGTGCCACCCGTCTGCTCATGCAGGACACCACCACGCAGAACGTGCTCGGCACTTTCCTTGGATCTTTCCTGTTCTCGCTGGTGGGCATCATCGCCCTGCATACCGAGGTCTACGGCACCCGCGGGCGACTGGTCCTGTTTCTCTTCAGCCTGCTGGTCGTCGCGCTCATCGCCATCACCATGCTGCGCTGGATCGAGCATCTTTCCAGCTTCGGTCAGATGGCAGACACCACTGAGCGAGTCGAAGCCGCCATTGTCAGGGCGATTTGCAGCCGTGTGGATCATCCCTCGGCGGGTACCAGCATACTGTTCGATCCGCACACGGAAATCCCTCCCGAAGCGACGCCGGTCTACCCGGACCAGGTGGGCTACGTGATGCATATCGATATTCAGGGGCTGGATGAATGGGCCTGCGAGAATCAGGGGCAGGTTTACATCACCAGTCCGCCGGGAAGCTTTGTGCACCGGCCGGAGCCGCTGGCCTGGATCATGCCGCCATGTGAGGAGGTGTCGAAAGATGTCTGTCAGTGCTTCACCCTGGGGAAGGAGCGGTCGTTCGATCAGGACCCTCGCTACGGAATGGCGGTGATGTCGGATATCGCCTCGCGCGCGCTGTCTCCCGGCGTCAACGATCAGGGTACCGCGATCGACGTGCTCGGACGCGTGGTGCGGGTGCTGACCTACTGGTCCGAAGGCGAGGAGCTTGGTCCGCTCGGTACGATGCAGCGCCGCCGGGTACACGTTCCGCCTACCGAACTGGGCGATCTGTTCGACGAAATGTTCACGCCCATCGCCCGCGACGGTGCGGGGACAATGGAAGTGCAGGTAAAACTGCACGAGGCCCTGCGCATGCTGGCGCAATACGGCAGTGCCTACCGCAGCAATGCCCAGCGGCATACCCGGCTGGCCCTGCTGCGAGCCGAGCGGGCATTGCAGCTCGACGAGGACAAGGCTCGGGTTAGACAGCTCGCGGAGCGGACTCTAAGTCTCTGCTGA
- a CDS encoding DUF4124 domain-containing protein, whose product MRKLLCWVGLGLLGSLPALAQAELYRYVDDRGTTVLDSRVPAEFVSRGYEVLDAQGRVKQVIPAAPTREEREATRRARADQERQRASDATLLRLYSSPTDLDRAHQRQITQIENLITTTEGNIAALRDQRDELQARAAAQERAGRQVDPQLISELSGVDAEVLRLQRMIASKRDEIIDVNQAFARQRDRLVALIGDLQPQ is encoded by the coding sequence ATGCGCAAGCTGCTGTGCTGGGTAGGTCTCGGTCTGTTGGGCAGTCTGCCCGCTCTGGCGCAGGCGGAGCTCTATCGCTACGTCGACGACCGAGGGACAACCGTTCTCGATAGCCGCGTGCCGGCTGAATTCGTCAGTCGCGGCTACGAAGTGCTCGACGCCCAGGGCCGAGTGAAGCAGGTGATCCCCGCCGCGCCGACCCGCGAAGAGCGAGAAGCGACTCGTCGGGCTCGGGCCGATCAGGAACGTCAGCGCGCTTCCGATGCCACCTTGCTGCGCCTCTACAGTAGCCCGACCGATCTTGATCGAGCGCACCAGCGGCAGATCACCCAGATCGAAAACCTCATCACCACGACTGAAGGCAACATCGCCGCATTGCGCGATCAGCGTGACGAGCTGCAGGCGCGTGCCGCTGCCCAAGAGCGTGCGGGCCGCCAGGTCGATCCGCAGCTGATCAGTGAATTGAGCGGTGTGGACGCTGAAGTGCTGCGTCTGCAGCGGATGATCGCCAGCAAGCGCGATGAGATTATCGACGTCAATCAGGCCTTTGCCCGTCAACGGGATCGGCTGGTCGCGCTGATCGGCGACCTTCAGCCTCAGTAG
- a CDS encoding acyl-CoA thioesterase: MQREDFSLCHQLRVRWSEVDMQGIVFNGHYLTYADIGITEYFRALTASGGGDTGAKGGDFFAVRTLLEYRSPAENDDLLDVHVRIARLGNSSMLFVIGIYRDDTLLLTGEITYVYADQQTRRPKPIPATFREAVKGYERTAPEDAAK, encoded by the coding sequence ATGCAGCGCGAAGATTTCAGTCTCTGCCACCAGTTGCGCGTGCGCTGGTCGGAAGTCGACATGCAGGGCATCGTCTTCAATGGTCACTACCTGACCTATGCGGACATTGGCATCACCGAATACTTCCGTGCGCTGACTGCAAGCGGCGGTGGCGATACCGGCGCCAAGGGCGGTGACTTCTTCGCTGTGCGTACCCTTCTCGAATACCGCTCGCCTGCGGAAAATGACGACCTGCTGGATGTGCATGTGCGCATCGCTCGCCTGGGCAACTCGAGCATGCTGTTCGTCATCGGCATCTATCGCGACGACACACTCTTGCTGACCGGGGAAATTACTTACGTATACGCCGATCAGCAGACTCGCCGACCGAAGCCGATTCCGGCGACATTCCGTGAGGCAGTGAAAGGCTATGAGCGGACCGCGCCGGAGGATGCGGCGAAGTAG